One Natrinema longum genomic window carries:
- a CDS encoding SRPBCC family protein, which yields MPTYERETTVDSPFEDVWAFNSRISGLEAVTPDWMGLRVERVIGSEGESDPDVLEPGSEIALSIRPFGVGPRQHWTSVITARERDDGSAYFRDEMVHGPFDHWVHTHTFHADGDRTVIHDRVEYELPLGGLGDAVAPLSKVGFEAMFRRRHRLAKSRLE from the coding sequence ATGCCGACCTACGAACGCGAAACGACCGTCGACTCGCCGTTCGAAGACGTCTGGGCGTTCAACTCCCGAATTTCGGGGCTCGAGGCGGTAACGCCCGACTGGATGGGGCTGCGGGTCGAGCGCGTGATCGGCTCCGAGGGCGAGTCGGACCCGGACGTGCTCGAGCCCGGGTCGGAAATCGCGCTGTCGATCCGCCCGTTCGGCGTGGGACCGCGCCAGCACTGGACGTCGGTGATCACGGCCCGCGAGCGCGACGATGGCTCGGCGTACTTCCGCGACGAGATGGTTCACGGCCCGTTCGACCACTGGGTACACACCCACACGTTCCACGCCGACGGCGACCGGACGGTGATCCACGACCGTGTCGAGTACGAACTGCCGCTTGGCGGACTCGGCGACGCGGTCGCACCGCTGTCGAAGGTCGGTTTCGAGGCCATGTTCCGGCGTCGTCATCGCCTCGCGAAATCGCGCCTCGAGTAG
- a CDS encoding thiamine pyrophosphate-dependent dehydrogenase E1 component subunit alpha, with translation MADFDLDSADGRREALRRMVTIRAFDEEAGDRFADGEIPGFVHLYIGEEAVGVGACASLDSDDYIASTHRGHGHCIAKGLDPKYMMAELYGKAEGYCNGKGGSMHIADVDAGMLGANGIVGAGPPLATGAALSIDYQDRDQVAVGFLGDGAVAQGQVHEAINLASTWDLPAIFVVENNHYGEGTPVEKQHNLENLSDTAQAYDIPGVTVDGMDITAVAEAVAEARERARAGDGPTMVEAQTYRYRGHYEGDEEPYRDEDEIERWKDRDPIESFKDRLIERGELTDEEFDELRSDAEATIENAVEYAQETDSPDPTAAYEDVFADRPPELDRFANVARTDGGANGGDHR, from the coding sequence ATGGCAGATTTTGACCTCGACAGTGCGGACGGCCGGCGAGAGGCGTTGCGCCGGATGGTAACCATCCGGGCGTTCGACGAGGAGGCAGGTGATCGGTTCGCTGACGGCGAAATACCGGGGTTCGTCCACCTCTATATCGGGGAGGAGGCGGTCGGCGTCGGTGCCTGTGCGTCGCTCGACTCCGACGACTACATCGCGAGCACGCATCGCGGTCACGGCCACTGTATCGCGAAGGGGCTGGACCCGAAATACATGATGGCAGAGCTCTACGGCAAGGCCGAGGGCTACTGCAACGGCAAGGGTGGTTCGATGCACATCGCCGACGTCGACGCCGGGATGCTCGGCGCGAACGGCATCGTCGGTGCCGGGCCGCCGCTGGCGACCGGTGCGGCCCTGTCGATCGACTATCAGGACCGCGATCAGGTCGCGGTCGGCTTCCTCGGTGACGGGGCCGTCGCCCAGGGGCAGGTCCACGAAGCGATCAACCTCGCTTCGACCTGGGACCTGCCGGCGATCTTCGTCGTCGAGAACAACCACTACGGGGAGGGAACCCCGGTCGAGAAACAACACAACCTCGAGAACCTGAGCGACACGGCACAGGCCTACGACATCCCCGGCGTGACCGTCGACGGCATGGACATCACTGCCGTCGCGGAGGCAGTCGCTGAGGCCCGAGAACGGGCCCGTGCCGGCGACGGGCCGACGATGGTCGAGGCCCAGACGTACCGCTACCGCGGTCACTACGAGGGCGACGAGGAACCCTACCGCGACGAGGACGAGATCGAACGCTGGAAGGACCGCGATCCGATCGAATCGTTCAAAGATCGACTGATCGAGCGTGGCGAGCTAACCGACGAGGAGTTCGACGAACTCCGATCCGACGCCGAGGCGACGATCGAAAACGCCGTCGAGTACGCACAGGAGACGGACTCGCCGGACCCGACCGCGGCCTACGAGGACGTGTTCGCCGACCGGCCGCCGGAGCTCGACCGCTTTGCGAACGTCGCGCGTACCGACGGCGGAGCGAACGGAGGTGACCACCGATGA
- a CDS encoding LolA family protein, producing the protein MFVGDRDGRSVLSVLALAVVLLTAGCVSVPSAGPDPATLEDEVAAAAPPDEVTATVVSTRTVDGETIRTTEAVWLRADGRSRIETESSGVGTVIVDDETQRWHYDVTHDWVTRLETDPTALSILEGLYVQQQRYLEAYEMTAVEEEAVDGRDTYHVTFDPPANETIERSISVSIEDTEYVIPLATSDVEHAERGADRVEVWYDQETLFPVKQTIEGDGVVLERTYRNLSIDGGIDDERFDFDPAAVGGTETDVESIALPSIDDYETLTAADEAVPFTVAEPPAGALPAGVELDSITGYEFPDENRTQVSLQYRTADDETVSVTTSDGPRRFAVGGEAVPVGTARGTIAETEEGTELQWSCGGSYYSVFVEDSFDDGTAVTVGESLDLDC; encoded by the coding sequence ATGTTTGTCGGCGATCGAGACGGCCGCTCCGTCCTCTCGGTTCTAGCGCTCGCGGTCGTCCTCCTGACGGCAGGCTGTGTCTCCGTGCCGAGTGCTGGTCCCGATCCAGCCACCCTCGAGGACGAGGTCGCCGCGGCCGCCCCGCCCGACGAGGTCACTGCGACGGTCGTCAGTACCCGGACGGTCGACGGTGAAACGATCCGAACTACCGAGGCGGTCTGGCTCCGTGCGGATGGACGGAGTCGGATCGAGACGGAATCGAGCGGGGTCGGTACGGTCATCGTCGACGACGAGACCCAGCGCTGGCACTACGATGTCACTCACGACTGGGTGACTCGGCTCGAGACCGACCCGACCGCGCTGTCGATCCTCGAAGGGCTGTACGTCCAGCAGCAACGATACCTCGAGGCGTACGAGATGACGGCGGTCGAGGAGGAAGCGGTCGATGGCCGGGACACTTACCACGTCACGTTCGACCCGCCGGCGAACGAGACGATCGAACGATCGATCAGCGTATCGATCGAGGATACGGAGTACGTCATCCCGCTGGCGACCAGCGACGTCGAACACGCCGAACGCGGGGCCGATCGCGTGGAGGTCTGGTACGATCAGGAGACGCTGTTCCCGGTCAAACAGACGATCGAGGGCGACGGTGTCGTACTGGAACGAACCTACCGAAACCTCTCGATCGACGGTGGAATCGACGACGAGCGGTTCGACTTCGATCCCGCGGCCGTGGGCGGCACCGAGACCGACGTCGAGTCGATCGCACTGCCATCGATCGACGACTACGAAACCCTCACAGCGGCCGACGAAGCCGTTCCGTTCACGGTTGCCGAACCGCCGGCGGGCGCGCTGCCAGCAGGCGTCGAACTCGATTCGATCACGGGATACGAGTTCCCGGACGAGAATCGAACGCAGGTGTCGCTCCAGTACCGGACTGCGGACGACGAGACGGTGTCGGTCACCACGAGCGACGGCCCGCGTCGGTTCGCGGTCGGCGGCGAGGCGGTCCCGGTCGGAACTGCCAGGGGAACGATCGCCGAAACCGAGGAGGGGACGGAACTGCAGTGGTCGTGTGGGGGCTCGTACTACTCGGTTTTCGTCGAGGACAGCTTCGACGACGGAACGGCAGTCACGGTCGGTGAATCCCTCGATCTCGACTGTTGA
- the lrpA1 gene encoding HTH-type transcriptional regulator LrpA1 codes for MSTQATEDRILEVLEEDAQASYAEIAERANVSKPTVRKYINQLEEEGVIVGYSADVDPKKLSSQTIALVGLDVASERYVEATQAIKDLAEVEALYSSSGDHMLMAEVRAEDGDSLGEIISDELLEIDGVTAAHPSFLQERLK; via the coding sequence ATGAGTACCCAGGCGACGGAAGATCGTATCCTCGAAGTCCTCGAGGAGGACGCACAGGCGTCCTACGCCGAGATCGCCGAGCGGGCGAACGTCTCGAAACCGACGGTCCGAAAATACATCAATCAACTCGAGGAGGAGGGCGTCATCGTCGGCTACTCGGCCGACGTGGACCCGAAAAAGCTCTCGAGCCAGACGATCGCGCTGGTCGGACTCGACGTCGCGAGCGAACGCTACGTCGAGGCGACACAGGCGATCAAGGATCTCGCGGAGGTCGAAGCACTGTACAGTTCCAGCGGTGACCACATGCTGATGGCCGAAGTGCGCGCCGAAGACGGCGACTCGCTTGGCGAGATCATCTCCGACGAGTTGCTCGAGATCGACGGTGTCACTGCGGCTCACCCGTCTTTCCTGCAAGAGCGGCTGAAGTAG
- a CDS encoding VOC family protein, giving the protein MVNDTIPQVDVEIPELSQVAFVVEDIDDGMDRFGSILGVGPWEVYRFEPPTLTDRTYRGESHEYSMVLALTQLGETMIELIEPLEGPSIYTAHLEDHGEGLHHVACFAFDDPHAVVEEFEDAGLPVIQSGNYGGTEFWYFDTADELNGAIFETAANVDAMPGPDRTYPE; this is encoded by the coding sequence ATGGTGAACGATACCATTCCACAAGTAGACGTCGAGATTCCGGAGTTGTCTCAGGTCGCGTTCGTCGTCGAGGATATCGACGACGGGATGGATCGGTTCGGATCGATCCTCGGGGTCGGCCCGTGGGAGGTGTACCGGTTCGAGCCGCCGACGCTCACCGACCGGACCTACCGCGGCGAGTCCCACGAGTATTCGATGGTGCTCGCGCTCACCCAACTCGGCGAGACGATGATCGAGCTGATCGAACCCCTCGAGGGGCCGAGCATCTATACGGCCCACCTCGAGGACCACGGCGAAGGGCTCCACCACGTCGCCTGTTTCGCCTTCGACGATCCCCACGCCGTCGTCGAGGAGTTCGAAGACGCCGGACTGCCGGTCATCCAGAGCGGCAACTACGGCGGCACCGAGTTCTGGTACTTCGATACCGCCGACGAACTCAACGGCGCGATCTTCGAGACCGCGGCGAACGTCGACGCGATGCCGGGACCGGACCGGACGTACCCGGAGTAA
- a CDS encoding 2-oxoacid:acceptor oxidoreductase subunit alpha, with translation MSDELIWRIAGGSGDGIDSTSQNFAKALMRSGLDVFTHRHYPSRIRGGHTYVEIRAADHEVQSRGDGYNFLLSLGDSFARNPQEDAYYGNEEVKPLSENLDDLREGGIIVYDEGLISEEDVEAIDLHERAEENDWHVFPMDLRSLAREHGREVMRNTAGVGVTAALLEMDLEHIEDLMSDAMGGDVLEANLEILHEAYETINEEYEFEHELRAPTGSHETEQALLSGSNAIAYGAIDAGCRFIAGYPMTPWTDVFTILAQNFPDMGGVSEQVEDEIAAAALALGASHAGAKAMSGSSGGGFALMSEPLGLAEMTETPLVLVESMRAGPSTGMPTKPEQGDLEFVLYTSQGDSSRVVFAPGNIEEAYEQTRLAFEIAWDYQIPSIIIYDQKLSGENKNVDVEFFDREPEPDLGATLTEDELAEAAHDASGKFKRFNYADAENNVAPRSLPGQKGGRYLATGNEHSPVGHISEDPDNRVAQMTRRIEKLDSIREDLDEEHESNQTYFGDETAEYGIITWGSSQGAVREAVERLNENGHSVKGIGVSDMMPFPETEVTEFLQSVDEAMVVEMNATAQFRGLIQKELGRFGEKMTSLLKYNGNPFEPAEIVEGYEVNLADEDREPTAQVRIEPAAGD, from the coding sequence ATGAGCGACGAACTCATCTGGCGAATCGCGGGCGGTTCCGGCGACGGGATCGACTCGACGAGCCAGAACTTTGCCAAGGCGCTGATGCGCTCGGGACTCGACGTGTTTACACACCGCCACTATCCGTCGCGGATCCGCGGTGGCCACACCTACGTCGAAATCCGGGCCGCAGACCACGAGGTACAGTCACGTGGTGACGGCTACAACTTCCTGCTCTCGCTGGGCGACTCCTTCGCCCGCAATCCCCAGGAAGACGCCTACTACGGCAACGAAGAGGTCAAACCCCTCTCGGAGAATCTCGACGATCTCCGCGAGGGCGGCATCATCGTCTACGACGAGGGGCTCATCAGCGAGGAAGACGTCGAGGCGATCGACCTCCACGAGCGTGCCGAGGAGAACGACTGGCACGTCTTCCCGATGGACCTTCGGTCCCTCGCACGGGAACACGGTCGCGAGGTCATGCGCAACACCGCCGGCGTCGGCGTGACGGCGGCGCTGCTCGAGATGGACCTCGAGCACATCGAGGACCTGATGTCCGACGCCATGGGTGGAGACGTTCTCGAGGCGAACCTCGAGATCCTCCACGAGGCCTACGAGACGATCAACGAGGAGTACGAGTTCGAGCACGAACTGCGCGCCCCCACGGGCTCTCACGAGACCGAACAGGCGCTGCTGTCGGGTTCGAACGCGATCGCCTACGGTGCCATCGACGCCGGCTGTCGGTTCATCGCCGGCTATCCGATGACGCCGTGGACGGACGTGTTCACCATCCTCGCCCAGAACTTCCCCGACATGGGCGGCGTCTCCGAGCAGGTCGAAGACGAAATCGCCGCTGCCGCGCTCGCCCTCGGTGCGAGCCACGCGGGTGCCAAGGCCATGTCCGGCTCTTCGGGCGGTGGCTTCGCGCTCATGAGCGAACCGCTCGGCCTCGCCGAAATGACCGAGACGCCGCTGGTTCTCGTCGAGTCGATGCGAGCCGGCCCCTCGACCGGAATGCCGACGAAACCCGAACAGGGCGACCTCGAGTTCGTCCTCTACACGAGTCAGGGTGACTCCTCGCGGGTCGTCTTCGCTCCGGGCAACATCGAGGAAGCCTACGAACAGACACGACTCGCCTTCGAGATCGCGTGGGATTACCAGATCCCGTCGATCATCATCTACGACCAGAAACTCTCCGGCGAGAACAAGAACGTCGACGTCGAGTTCTTCGACCGCGAGCCCGAACCCGATCTGGGAGCGACGCTGACCGAGGACGAGCTCGCGGAAGCGGCCCACGACGCGAGCGGCAAGTTCAAGCGGTTCAACTACGCGGACGCCGAAAACAACGTCGCCCCGCGGTCGTTACCCGGCCAGAAGGGCGGTCGCTACCTCGCGACCGGGAACGAACACTCGCCCGTCGGCCACATCAGCGAGGATCCCGACAACCGCGTCGCACAGATGACCCGTCGCATCGAGAAGCTCGACTCCATCCGCGAGGACCTCGACGAGGAACACGAGTCGAACCAGACCTACTTCGGCGACGAGACGGCCGAGTATGGAATCATCACGTGGGGCTCCTCGCAAGGTGCCGTCCGCGAGGCCGTCGAGCGACTCAACGAGAACGGCCACTCGGTGAAAGGCATCGGCGTCTCCGACATGATGCCGTTCCCCGAGACCGAGGTGACCGAGTTCCTCCAGAGCGTCGACGAGGCGATGGTCGTCGAGATGAACGCCACCGCGCAGTTCCGCGGGCTGATCCAGAAGGAACTGGGTCGCTTCGGCGAGAAGATGACCAGCCTGCTGAAGTACAACGGCAACCCGTTCGAACCCGCCGAGATCGTCGAGGGCTACGAGGTCAACCTCGCCGACGAGGACCGCGAACCGACCGCACAGGTACGAATCGAACCCGCAGCAGGTGACTGA
- a CDS encoding NAD(+)/NADH kinase, translating into MATIGLLVNPAAGRDIRRLTGGASVVDNYAKRRVAECVCDGLTVAGEPLEVSIMPDRTGIADHAVTEAPADIEATRLEIPIEESAKDTRRAAARFRDAADVAVVLGGDGTTCDAALELGDVPLVAVSTGTNNVVPSAVDGTVAGAAAALIATGTVPAETVTTRHGMVEARAETPTGERRLTGLAAVEVSSRSFIGTRALLDPTDLRGGVVSQAHPGDIGLPAVAGSLEPLAPAEPGGVAVRLAEPADAPRSVRAIVAPGVTATIGVTSCDRLEPGESVSFDVPDGVVGADGERELELTDATVELTPIPEGPRLVDVDATLEAGARVGGFEAAGIDER; encoded by the coding sequence GTGGCGACTATCGGACTGCTCGTCAATCCCGCTGCAGGCCGCGACATCCGCCGGCTCACCGGCGGCGCGAGCGTCGTCGACAACTACGCGAAGCGCCGGGTCGCCGAGTGCGTCTGTGACGGGCTGACCGTCGCGGGCGAGCCCCTCGAGGTCTCGATCATGCCCGACCGGACGGGAATCGCCGACCACGCGGTCACGGAGGCTCCCGCTGACATCGAGGCAACGAGGCTCGAGATACCGATCGAGGAGAGTGCGAAAGACACCCGTCGAGCGGCGGCCCGATTTCGGGACGCGGCTGATGTCGCTGTCGTCCTCGGCGGCGACGGGACGACCTGCGACGCCGCGCTCGAACTCGGCGACGTCCCGCTGGTCGCGGTCTCGACGGGGACGAACAACGTCGTCCCGTCGGCCGTCGACGGCACCGTCGCGGGTGCGGCGGCAGCGCTCATCGCGACCGGGACGGTCCCGGCCGAAACGGTGACCACGCGACACGGGATGGTCGAGGCGCGCGCCGAGACGCCGACCGGCGAGCGACGGCTGACGGGGCTCGCGGCCGTCGAGGTCTCCTCGCGGTCGTTCATCGGGACCCGTGCGCTGCTCGACCCGACCGATCTCCGCGGCGGGGTCGTTTCGCAGGCGCATCCTGGCGACATCGGGCTGCCGGCCGTCGCAGGCAGCCTCGAGCCGCTTGCGCCCGCCGAGCCCGGTGGCGTCGCCGTTCGCCTCGCCGAGCCGGCAGACGCGCCCCGATCCGTCCGCGCGATCGTCGCGCCGGGGGTCACGGCGACGATCGGTGTCACGTCGTGCGACCGGCTCGAGCCGGGCGAGTCCGTCTCGTTCGACGTCCCCGACGGGGTCGTCGGTGCCGACGGCGAGCGCGAACTCGAACTCACGGACGCGACGGTCGAGTTGACGCCGATCCCGGAGGGCCCGCGACTCGTCGATGTCGACGCGACCCTCGAGGCGGGCGCACGGGTCGGCGGCTTCGAGGCTGCCGGGATCGACGAGCGCTAG
- a CDS encoding alpha-ketoacid dehydrogenase subunit beta, producing the protein MTAQAELELETETMTVREAIRQALREELQRDEDVYLMGEDVGLFGGVLEVTSGLFEEFGEERVRDTPISEAGFMGAATGAAATGTRPVVELMFSDFAGVAMEQIMNQMAKMHYMFGGKAELPVTVRTTEGGGMGAASQHSGTVHTWIAHFPGLKAVAPGTAASAKGLTKAAIRSDDPVFVFENKMIYEQSGEVPTDEDFTVPIGEAAVEREGDDVTVVATQRLVGESLGVADSLEGDVSVEVIDPRSLYPLDTETIVESVEKTGRLVVADESPLSYGTHAEIVARVQEEAFFSLDAPIQRVGTPDTHIPFSPPLEQEVLPDDDDVRAAIERIA; encoded by the coding sequence ATGACGGCACAGGCAGAACTCGAACTCGAGACCGAGACGATGACCGTACGGGAGGCGATCCGCCAGGCGCTCCGCGAAGAACTCCAGCGCGACGAGGACGTCTACCTGATGGGCGAAGACGTCGGTCTCTTCGGCGGCGTCCTCGAGGTGACCAGCGGCCTCTTCGAGGAGTTCGGCGAGGAACGGGTCCGGGACACGCCGATCAGCGAGGCCGGCTTCATGGGCGCGGCGACCGGCGCGGCGGCGACCGGCACGCGGCCGGTCGTCGAACTCATGTTCTCGGACTTCGCGGGCGTCGCGATGGAACAGATCATGAATCAGATGGCGAAGATGCACTACATGTTCGGCGGGAAGGCCGAACTGCCGGTCACCGTCCGGACCACCGAGGGCGGCGGGATGGGCGCTGCCAGCCAGCACTCGGGGACGGTCCACACCTGGATCGCACACTTCCCGGGGCTGAAGGCCGTTGCGCCGGGAACCGCCGCGAGCGCCAAGGGGCTGACGAAGGCGGCCATCCGGTCTGACGACCCCGTGTTCGTCTTCGAGAACAAGATGATCTACGAGCAGTCGGGCGAAGTCCCGACCGACGAGGACTTCACGGTCCCGATCGGCGAGGCGGCCGTCGAGCGTGAGGGCGATGATGTCACCGTCGTCGCTACCCAGCGACTCGTCGGCGAGTCCCTCGGCGTAGCCGACTCGCTCGAGGGGGACGTCAGCGTCGAGGTCATCGACCCGCGCTCGCTGTACCCGCTCGATACCGAGACGATCGTCGAGAGCGTCGAGAAGACGGGTCGGCTGGTCGTCGCCGACGAGAGCCCGCTCTCGTATGGCACCCACGCGGAGATCGTCGCACGCGTCCAGGAGGAGGCGTTCTTCAGCCTCGACGCGCCGATCCAGCGGGTCGGCACGCCGGACACGCACATTCCGTTTAGTCCGCCACTCGAGCAGGAGGTCCTGCCCGACGACGACGACGTCAGAGCCGCGATCGAGCGGATCGCATAG
- a CDS encoding thiamine pyrophosphate-dependent enzyme — MSAFNAIGEEREIDRDEFTPGVEPQPTWCPGCGDFGVLKSLKQALPEVGKTPEEVLTVTGIGCSGKLNSYLDTYGFHTIHGRSLPVARAAKLANTDLEVIAAGGDGDGYGIGGNHFIHTARENHDMTYIVFNNEIFGLTKGQTSPTSPKGHKSKTQPSGSAKTPLRPLSLSLTAGASYVARTAAVNPNQAKEIIAEAIEHDGFAHVDFLTQCPTWNKDARQYVPYIDIQESDDYDHDVTDRREAAEMMHETEDVLNEGTVLTGRYYVDEDRPSYQAEKSAVGELPDQPLAERYFDDDAEWERSYDLLERHT, encoded by the coding sequence ATGAGTGCATTCAACGCGATCGGAGAGGAACGGGAGATCGACCGGGACGAGTTCACGCCCGGCGTCGAACCCCAGCCGACCTGGTGTCCGGGCTGTGGCGACTTCGGCGTCCTGAAGTCCCTGAAACAGGCCCTGCCGGAGGTCGGCAAGACGCCCGAAGAAGTACTGACCGTCACCGGGATCGGCTGTTCGGGCAAACTGAACAGCTATCTGGATACCTACGGCTTCCACACGATCCACGGGCGCTCGCTGCCCGTGGCCCGTGCCGCCAAACTGGCGAACACCGACCTCGAGGTCATCGCCGCGGGCGGTGACGGCGACGGCTACGGGATCGGTGGGAACCACTTCATCCACACGGCCCGGGAGAACCACGACATGACCTACATCGTGTTCAACAACGAGATCTTCGGCCTGACGAAGGGCCAGACCTCGCCCACGAGCCCGAAGGGTCACAAGTCCAAGACCCAGCCATCCGGCAGCGCGAAGACGCCGCTGCGGCCACTGTCCCTGTCGCTGACCGCCGGTGCGAGCTACGTCGCCCGCACCGCCGCCGTCAACCCGAACCAGGCCAAGGAGATCATCGCGGAAGCCATCGAACACGACGGCTTCGCCCACGTCGACTTCCTGACCCAGTGTCCGACCTGGAACAAGGACGCCCGGCAGTACGTCCCCTACATCGACATTCAGGAATCCGACGACTACGACCACGACGTCACCGACCGGCGCGAGGCCGCGGAAATGATGCACGAGACCGAGGACGTCCTCAACGAAGGGACCGTCCTGACCGGCCGCTACTACGTCGACGAGGACCGACCATCCTACCAGGCAGAGAAGTCCGCCGTCGGCGAGTTGCCCGACCAGCCCCTCGCCGAACGGTACTTCGACGACGACGCCGAGTGGGAGCGCAGCTACGACTTACTCGAGCGTCACACTTGA
- a CDS encoding 2-oxo acid dehydrogenase subunit E2 — MGYIVRMPKLGLEMERGTLLEWAIDEGDSISEGERIAEVESEKSIAEVEAREDGVLRRTYLEADETVPPGTPIGIVAAAEVDIDDLEAEATADLEGNVEVADEAEPEPEPDERATDAAASGREASAGSEATGDVRASPRARDRAAELDVELAAVEGTGYQGSITEDDVERAASEGAGAGEPDASPRARSRADELGVDLASVDGTGYQGSITEDDVEAAAAETGGTSRTVADERPFSGMRQTIAARLSESYREAVHVTVHREADAEALLAAAAAADEALETDVSVQDVLLRVVSATLADHPAFNATFEDDVHHLWEEHNIGIAVDIEQGLIAPVLPDVESKSLTELADERRALVDRATSGDYTMDDLQGGTFTVTNLGVLGVEAFDPIINPPQVAILGVDAIAEQPTRGDDGLEWRRHLPFDLTFDHRVVDGADAARVLETLVDHVENPWPLLPEDVATAADRTGERGTTGEAETEMPGRSVTATNADGMRGRIEAGSFEWAYDEPESSGGTETGPTPVDVALGGLASCLSLSTRFQASKRDMSVDEIRVDVDATPEEGTVEEIAATIRLATDADDETIDRLVDLGERGCHVSQMLREDLELDLSWERL; from the coding sequence ATGGGTTACATCGTTCGGATGCCGAAACTCGGGCTCGAGATGGAACGCGGGACGCTCCTCGAGTGGGCGATCGACGAGGGCGACTCGATCTCCGAAGGAGAGCGGATCGCCGAAGTCGAGTCCGAAAAGAGTATCGCGGAGGTCGAGGCTCGCGAAGACGGGGTGTTGCGACGGACCTACCTCGAGGCCGACGAGACGGTCCCGCCGGGGACGCCCATCGGGATCGTCGCGGCGGCCGAGGTCGACATCGACGATCTCGAGGCCGAAGCGACGGCTGACCTCGAGGGCAACGTCGAAGTTGCCGACGAGGCCGAACCCGAACCGGAACCGGACGAGCGCGCGACCGACGCGGCCGCAAGCGGACGCGAAGCCAGTGCCGGAAGCGAGGCGACGGGCGACGTTAGAGCCTCTCCCCGCGCACGGGACCGGGCGGCGGAACTGGACGTCGAGTTGGCGGCCGTCGAGGGAACCGGCTATCAGGGATCGATCACCGAGGACGACGTCGAACGAGCGGCCAGCGAGGGTGCGGGCGCTGGTGAGCCGGACGCGTCGCCGCGAGCGCGCAGCCGTGCCGACGAACTCGGCGTCGACCTCGCGAGCGTCGATGGAACTGGCTATCAGGGATCGATCACCGAGGACGACGTCGAGGCGGCCGCGGCCGAGACCGGTGGGACGAGCCGGACGGTCGCGGACGAACGGCCGTTCAGCGGGATGCGCCAAACGATCGCCGCCCGCTTGAGCGAGAGCTATCGCGAGGCCGTCCACGTGACCGTCCACCGCGAGGCCGACGCCGAGGCGCTGCTAGCTGCCGCCGCCGCCGCGGACGAAGCCCTCGAGACCGACGTGTCGGTCCAGGACGTCCTCCTCCGGGTCGTCTCGGCGACGCTCGCGGACCACCCCGCGTTCAACGCGACGTTCGAAGACGACGTCCACCATCTCTGGGAGGAACACAACATCGGGATCGCCGTCGACATCGAACAGGGACTGATCGCGCCGGTGCTCCCGGACGTCGAGAGCAAGTCGCTGACGGAACTCGCCGACGAGCGACGAGCCCTCGTCGACCGCGCGACGAGCGGCGACTACACGATGGACGATCTGCAGGGCGGGACGTTCACCGTGACCAATCTCGGCGTCCTCGGCGTCGAGGCGTTCGATCCGATCATCAACCCGCCACAGGTCGCCATCCTCGGCGTCGACGCCATCGCCGAGCAGCCGACCCGCGGCGACGACGGCCTCGAGTGGCGACGGCACCTTCCCTTCGATCTGACGTTCGACCACCGGGTCGTCGACGGCGCGGACGCCGCCCGCGTCCTCGAGACGCTCGTCGACCACGTCGAGAATCCGTGGCCGCTCCTTCCCGAGGACGTCGCCACGGCGGCGGATCGAACGGGCGAACGCGGGACCACTGGTGAAGCCGAGACGGAGATGCCCGGCCGGTCGGTCACCGCCACGAACGCCGACGGGATGCGGGGTCGTATCGAGGCCGGCTCCTTCGAGTGGGCCTACGACGAACCCGAATCCAGCGGGGGTACCGAGACCGGCCCGACTCCGGTCGACGTCGCCCTCGGCGGTCTCGCCTCGTGTCTCTCGCTGAGTACCAGATTCCAGGCGAGCAAACGCGACATGTCGGTCGACGAGATCCGAGTCGACGTGGACGCGACGCCCGAAGAGGGGACAGTCGAGGAGATCGCGGCGACGATCCGGCTCGCAACCGACGCGGACGACGAGACGATCGACCGGCTCGTCGACCTCGGCGAACGGGGCTGTCACGTCTCGCAAATGCTTCGAGAGGATCTGGAACTCGACCTCTCCTGGGAGCGGCTCTGA